The following are from one region of the Salvia hispanica cultivar TCC Black 2014 chromosome 1, UniMelb_Shisp_WGS_1.0, whole genome shotgun sequence genome:
- the LOC125202750 gene encoding 17.8 kDa class I heat shock protein-like, protein MSLIPSFFGRRSSNVFDPFSLDVWDPFQDFPLSTNFPSSARETTAVANARIDWKETPEAHLFKVDVPGLKKDEVNVEVEDGGILQISGERSKEQEEKNDKWHRIERSSGKFCRRFRLPENAKLEQVKAAMENGVLTVTVPKEEVKKPEVKAIDISG, encoded by the coding sequence ATGTCTCTGATTCCGAGCTTCTTCGGGCGCCGCAGCAGCAATGTATTCGACCCATTCTCCCTCGATGTGTGGGATCCCTTTCAGGACTTTCCTCTCTCCACCAACTTCCCCTCCTCCGCGCGTGAAACCACTGCGGTGGCCAACGCCCGCATCGACTGGAAAGAGACGCCGGAGGCTCATCTCTTCAAAGTTGATGTTCCTGGATTGAAGAAGGATGAAGTGAATGTTGAGGTTGAAGATGGTGGCATTCTGCAAATCAGTGGAGAGAGAAGCAAGGAGCAGGAGGAGAAGAATGACAAGTGGCACCGTATTGAGAGGAGCAGCGGCAAGTTCTGCCGCCGCTTCAGGCTGCCGGAGAATGCGAAGCTGGAGCAGGTGAAGGCGGCCATGGAGAATGGGGTGCTCACGGTGACTGTGCCAAAGGAGGAAGTCAAGAAGCCTGAAGTTAAGGCTATTGATATCTCTGGTTAA